TAAAATCTGCATTGAGCTCCAAAAGAATATGCTTTCAGCATCTTACGTCTCACCTGATATCGAGACTCTTAATGACTCAGCCATTAAAGCTGGAATAATCATATTAAAAGAATGCGGACTGGACCCGGGCATAGATCATATGTCAGCGATGAAAATCATTGATGACTTGAAAGCAAAAGGTTGTAAACTCACTGGATTCGAATCATTTACAGGAGGCTTATTAGCTGACAACTATGATGAAAACCCTTGGGAATACAAATTCACTTGGAACCCTCGAAATGTAGTCATAGCTGGTAATGGCGTTTGCAAATTTTTACAAGAAGGCAAATTCAAATACATTCCTTACCATAAACTCTTCTCAAGAACAGAATTAATACATATTCCGGATCACGGATATTTCGAAGGGTATGCGAACAGAGACTCTCTAGCATATCTTGATGTTTACAATCTTAGAGGAATAAAAACTATGTTTAGAGGCACTCTCAGAAGAAAAGGATTCAGCAAGGCTTGGAATGTTTTCGTCCAACTAGGCGCAACTGACGATTCTTTCGAGATGGAAAACGTTGAAGAAATGACCCACAGAGACTTTATCAATTCGTTTCTATATTACAATCCTAACGACTCGGTAGAGCTCAAGCTTGCTCACTATTTGAATCTTGAAATAGAATCTGATGAAATGTTTAAATTAAAATGGCTAGGGATATTTGATGAAGAACGTATAGGTTTAGATAAAGGAACTCCCGCTCAGATCCTAGAGCACATACTAAAGAAAAAGTGGACTTTAAAATCTGATGAAAAAGACATGATTGCCATGTGGCACAAATTCGATTATATCGAAAATGGCATTGCCAAGCAGATTCAATCACATATGGTTATCAATGGTGATGACCAAGTCAACACTGGGATGTCAAAAACAGTTGGTCTTCCACTAGCAATAGCCGCAAAAGAAATTTTATTAGGCAATATCAACTTAACGGGAGTTCATCGACCTATCCAAAAGAGTATTTACGACCGCATACTTCCAGAATTAGAAAATCATGGTATTAAATTCATCGAAAGAGAAATAGAGTTGTAACAAATAAATTTAAGCGTCAATTATCTCTTTGACGCTTAAATTTAAAGATAATAAGGCTCCATTAATTGATTAAAACTTTCCGTCCACTTATTATCTAGATTTCTATAAATCAAAACGCGATCTTCAATTACTCTATTTAAATCGTGCTTTGAAAAGCTACAAAACCGCATATGCTCTTTTTTATTCATATTGTGGCTTACATGAATTACTTCTTTTAAGTATAATCCTTTTCGAGCATTTAAATCTACCGATTTATCCATCTCATTTGGAGGCATCATCAACCAAAATACTCCATTATCAGCCAAAACAAGTTGAACAGCCTCAGCCAATTCCTCCATAGACAATGAATCATCATGAAATGCTTCTCTTCTATTAGAATTCAAAGATTTCAACGATTGTGAGAAAAAAGGAGGATTTGCGACAACCATTTGGTAAGAATCTTTGACAGAATGAGCATAATCCTGCACTCTTGTCTTTATTAATTTTATTCTATCATTCCATTCGGAATTCTTTACATTCTCCACAGCTTGCAAATAAGCCTCATTATTTATCTCAATGGCATCAATTAAGCTATTTTCAAATTTTTGAGCCATCATCAAAGCCAGCAACCCTGTTCCAGTCCCAATATCAAGAATTGAATACGGGTCAATATCTCGATTAACCAAAGCTCCAAACGCACATGCATCCTGAGTAACTTTCATTCCACAGCTTGATTGATTGACCTCAAACTGTTTAAATCTAAAAAAATCTCCCATCTACATCCCTACAGCAAAGAATTATTCTCCTCTGTCAAAGCTTCAAATTCTGCATCGACCAACAATTCGCTTCCTGTCGCTCTTTCAACTGCTAATTCATCACACCGTTCATTTTCCGGATGACCGGCATGTCCTTTAATCCAAACAAATTCCAAATTCTTAAACTGCGCAGAAATCTTCAAATACCTTCTCCAGAGATCAGGATTTTTCTTTCCTTTAAAGCCTTTTTTTTGCCAGCCAAACACCCACTTTTTATTTATAGCATCAACCACATACTTTGAATCAGAAACAATCCTAATTTTCAAATCATTTCTTTTCATAGCTTCAAGCCCTACTATGACAGCTAAAAGCTCCATTCTATTATTTGTAGTCAATCTATATCCTTTACTAATTTCCTTAACGTTGCCTTTATACCTCATGACAACACCGAAACCTCCAGGCCCAGGGTTTCCCCGAGAGGAACCATCCGTAAATATTTCTACCATCTCATTCATTACGCATCATCTAAAAGTTAATGTGTGTTTTAAAAAGCTTAATAGCTATCGCCAACAATATAATCCCAAAAACTTTTCTTATAATAGAAAATCCTCCCGGACCAATTTTTCTCTCCAGCCAAGACGAACTTTTCAAGACCACAAACACAAACAATAAATTAAGTAAAATCCCTACTATAATATTCTCCAAAGCATAGACAGCTCTTAATGATATTATAGTCGTCATTGTTCCCGCTCCTGCGATCAAAGGAAATGCCAAAGGCACTATCGAAGAAGCGCTGGCTTCCTCAGGCTCTGACTTAAACAGTTCAATACCCATGATCATTTCCATTCCCATTAGCAAAAGAACAATACCACCTGCAATCGCAAAAGAGCCTATATCGATTCCAAACAAATTCAAAATTGATTTGCCAAAAAATAAAAACGCGATCATTAAAACGCCTGCGACCAAAGTCGCCTTGAAAGACTCAATATGACCGGCTTTCTTTCGTAAATCAATAACTATCGGAATCGAACCAATGATATCGATAACTGAAAACAAAATCAATGTTACTGAAAAAATATCTTTTACACTCAAATTCATCACCCACTAAGTAAAATTTTCAACAAAAAAATCTTTCAACAAATTTATTCCTTTTTCAGGCATTGCCGGAAAGTTAGCGATTCTAAAAGTAGACTGCTTCCATTGGCCATAGCCATTACCCAAAACCAAACCAGCTTCTTTTGATATCGCTTTGATTCTCTCAACCATTTCCTCTTCAGCTCTCAAAGGCAACACTGTCATTGACCTTACTTCAGAATTCTCCACCAAAGGCTCGATTCCATCGATATTTTCGAAGAAATTAATCCAATTATTCATTCTTCCCTCCAATTTAGCATCAACTTCGCCAATTTCCTCAGAATTCTTCAATACCCTCATCAACATATAAATATTGATTACATTAGGCGTAAATGTCGTCTGAAAATCTCCGATCATATCAATCATAAAAGGCAAGCTATTGTATCGTCCTCTAATATCAAGAGATTCAGCCCTTTCTATTGCCTTAGGAGAACATACAATTACAGCCATGCCTGCTGGCAAGCCAAAACACTTCTGAACCGACGCATACCAAAAATCAGCCAATGAATAATCTGTCTCAACTCCAGCCATAGCAGAAGTAGCATCAACACCAATTAGGCGATCTGGAAACTTTAACCTACAGGACTTCAACTGTTCCATACTTAACTGAGTACCATTGGAAGTTTCATTTTGTGTCAACCCTATAAAGTCGTATTCTTGACCTAATTCCACATCATCAAATGATAACTTCTCTTCAACATCAAACTTCGCTCCCTTGCTGTTTTCAGTAATGTTATGGGAATACTCCATCCACTTCTGTCCAAACGCTCCATTATAAAAGTGAAAACTTCCATTTTCAACCAAAGATTGGGCTGCTATTTCCCAACATTCTGTCGCGCTTGAGGCAAACATTATCGTATAATCCTCAGGGATATTCAGCTTCTGCTTCAATAAGTGAATAGTCTTTTGACACAACTTGACAAACTCATCGCTTCTATGATTAATTGATAAAATTCCTTTATCATAAGCATCCTTAAAGTATTCAGGCAACTCAGAATGAACTTGCGATGGCCCCGGATAAAATGAAAATGACTTCTTCAACACATTATTATTTATTGATAAAATATTCGATTGCTAATTTATAACCTTGCAAACCCAAGCCTGTTATCATCCCAATGCAATTTGGAGTTAAATAGCTATGATGTCTGAAAGATTCTCTTTTATGAATATTTGAAATATGAACCTCAACTGCTGGAGTCGTTACTGCTGCTAAAGCATCAGCAATCGCAACAGAAGTATGAGTATACGCGCCTGCATTCAATATAATACCATCATAATCAAAGCCTATCTCGTGAATTTTATCAATTATACTCCCTTCATGATTGGATTGAAAATAAAATAATTCCACATTATCATATTCTTCTTTAAGCTCCATGAAGAAATCCTCAAATGTTCTGTCTCCATATATGCTTTTCTCTCTTACTCCCAGCAAATTAAGATTCGGTCCATTAATAACAATAAGTCTCATATTCATTTTTATAATTTAACTTACACTATTCGAAAAATACACCCAAAAATATGAAACTAATTGTTACATGCTTATACAATTATCCAAAAATTCAACATCAAGCTTAAGCGAATTCAACCTTTCATTAAGTCTTTATGATTTTTTTAGTATTTTGCGACATGAACTGGGAAGAAGCTATCAAACAATTCAATGATTTCATCAAGCTGGAAAGAGGCTTGGCCGAAAATTCAATTTTAGCCTATATTAGAGATGTCAGCAAACTTAAGGAATATGCTGAAATGGTCGGGTGGAAAAAAACGCCACTTGAAGTCAACACCAATGATATTCAAAATTTCCTAACTTACATCTTCAAACTTGGCATGACCACCAACTCCCAAGCAAGAATACTTTCCGGTGTCAAAGCATTCTATAAATACTTGCACTACGAAGAGCTTATCAAAAAAGACCCGACAGAGCTCATAGAAGCGCCTAAGACAGGCCGCAAGATTCCCGACACACTGAGCATCGAAGAAATCAACAGACTTGTAGAAGCAATTGACTTGGAAAGTTCGGAAGGGCTTAGAAACGTAGCAATCATTGAAACGCTTTACAGCTCTGGCCTCAGAGTTTCGGAACTCATTGATTTAAAAATAACAAACATCTATGAGGACTTAGGTTTTTTGAAAATTCACGGAAAAGGAAATAAAGAACGATTGGTTCCTATCGGAAAATCAGCATTAAGCGCTATAAAAATCTACATGGAAGAATCACGTCCATTTCTAAAAATCAAGCCCGGCAACGAAAATATTGTGTTTCTCAATAGACGTGGAGCTCAGCTTACTCGTGTGATGATTTTCACTATTATCAAAAGACTTGCAGACAGCATACAGCTTAAGAAGAAAATAAGTCCTCATACATTCAGGCATTCTTTTGCCACGCACTTAATCGAAGGAGGCGCTGATTTAAGAGCTGTTCAAGAAATGTTAGGCCATGAATCAATCACCACAACAGAAATTTACACACACTTGGACAAGGATTACCTTAGACAGGTCATTCACGAATACCACCCTAGAAGCTAAAAAAGCCCGAAATACGGGCTTAAATTTTTTTTAATACAAGAATAAGGATCTTAAGCCAAAACTTCTTTGTCCAGCTCTCTAAAATCCAGCCATTTATCAGCTTCTTGTATGGTAGTAAACTTCGACGAAATCGAGTTTGGCGAATTCCCTTCCACTTCCATTAGCACATTATCAGCCACCACTTCAGCAATGTTCTGCACACCACTATTTCTAAGTAATCTTTCCACTTTGGAATGAAACAACTTTACTTCAGGTGGGTGAACTTTCATATCGCTCAAATCAAATAGAATGCTAGCTCCACTTTTAATCTTAGTCAAAGCTTGCGTCAAATGTTCTTCATAAGCTTCAACTCTGGCTGTACTTGGCCAGAATCCATTCAATTTACAATAAATCCTATTTTTTCTTGGACTGAGATGAATGTGGTAATATTGATTCAAAGCAACTTTAAACATAATAAAAAAAATTAATATAGAAACCGCACAATTATTTTACTTACTATCTTATATAACGAACAAGCTCCCCTAATTGTTGGATTATTGAAGTCACAAAAATAGCGTAATATTGAAATACCAAAAACTTAACCAAACATAGTCAAAGTATTGAAAATAAATAATTTACAAAACTTCTAAAGAGCCTACTAATTATTTTTTTATGATAAAATTATCAGAATCCAAATAAGCCGGAAACTTTTCGCGAAACTCTTCTTGTCTTGATTTATTCAGATTAACGATGATTACTCCACTTTGATTATCTGTAACGAGATCTGACTCGAACCCTTTATAATCTAAAAGTTTGGTCCCTCCATCATATTCCATATTATCATCGCTACCGACTCTATTAACCCCAATCACAAATGATTGATTTTCAATAGCCCTCGCAGTCAACAAAACATCCCACACATGCCTTCTTGATTTAGGCCATGAAGCCATAAAAACAAAAAGATCAACCGTCAAACTCTCCCCCACACGATTATTTCTACACCAAACTGGAAACCTTAAATCATAGCATATAAAAGGAGAAATTTTCCATCCTTTGAGTATAAATGTCAAAATTTTACCTCCTGGTGCCAAATGGGTGTTTTCATCTCCCATCCTAAACAAATGCCTCTTATCATAAAAACTTGTCTTGCCGTCTTCATCGACTACCAAAGCCCTATTGTAAAAGTCACCTTTCTCTTTGATCAATATCGTCCCCAACACAGTACATTGATAACGTTGCGCCATAAGCTTCATCCAACGATGAGTTTTTCCGTTCATAGGCTCAGCAAACTGAGTATTAGAAGTGAACCCTGTATTAAAAGTTTCGGGAAGCACAATCAAATCGACATCATCTTCATACAAAGCCTCATCCAGCTCCTCTTCCAAATTCGCTAAATTAGCGTCGACATCCTCCCATACCAAATCGGGTTGCGTCAAAGCAACTCGTAAATCATTCTTAAATTCCATAGGCAAAAAAAAAGAATGCTAATGCATTCTTAAAACATACTATTTCGGAAAAACCATTCTATATCCGGATTTCACAATCCCTTTGCTAATGTTGGTTAACTTCTTTTTGATTAACCTCTTTTTGAAAGCAGATAAATAATCTATAAATAAAACCCCTTCTATATGATCATATTCATGCTGGATAATTCTAGCTCTCAACCCATCAAATGTCTCCTCGTGCTCTACCCAATTTTCATCTAGGTAATTTATTGTTAGTGTTGAATGTCTGCTAACAGCCTCCCTTACATCAGGTATACTCAAGCAACCTTCCTCAAAATCCCACTTTTCACCTTCCTCGCTAACTATGATTGGATTAATAAAAACTTTTTTAAAGTCTTCCAACTTCGGATCTTCATCCGCCATAGGACTACCATCCACCACAAAAACTCTAATGCTTTTACCTATCTGTGGAGCGGCTAGTCCCACACCATGAGCATTGTACATGGTTTCAAACATATCTTCAACAAATTGTTTGATGTCAATGCTTTCTTTATCAATCTCTTCAGCCACTTTTTTTAAAACTGGATGTCCGTAGGCTACAACTGGATATATCATCGAATATTTGTTTGTTAAGTACCCTTAATTAATAACTAACTAGCAATGTTGTTTATTGATTTTACAATTGCTAAAAACCCACTCAACCATTCAAACAAATGGCGTTGAACAGCCAAGTAAGCAAAAATAAAAAGCATGCCGCTTATATGCGACATGCTCAATTTCATCCAAAGTTAATGATTTTAGCTTAAGCCTTCAATTTTTCCATCAACAAAATCAATGTGCAATGCTTGAGGAACTTTTGGCAATCCAGGCATTCTCATGATAGCTCCAGACTTCGCAACGATAAATCCAGCTCCAGTATTGATAATCAAATCATCAAATGTGATTTTAAAATCTTCCATTTTACCAAGAGCGTTAGCATCATCACTGAACGAGTACTGAGTCTTAGCAATACATACTGGGTAATTTTCAAGACCTAATCTCTTAATTCTCTTAAGCGCAGTCTTAGCTTTCCCTGTCAATTCAATTCCATCAGCACCGTAGATGTTCTTAGCGATTTTAGACAACTTATCTTCAATGCTATCCTCAAGATCATATGCATAATTGATCTCAGATGAAGGATTATTCTCAACAGCATTAACTACAGCGTTAGCCAAATCAACAGCTCCTTTGCCTCCATGAACAAATGCTTCCAAAATCTCACAAGCAGCACCTTGAGCAGCACAGTGATCTTTGATCATTTGAATTTCCTCATCAGAATCTGTATGGAATTTATTGATAGCAACAACTACAGACTGTCCGAATGACTGCAAGTTTTTAATATGTCTATCCAAGTTAGCGAATCCATTTCTCAAGCCTTTCTCATTAGCTTCTTTGATAGCATCTTGAGGCACTCCACCATGGTACTTCAATGCTTGAGTAGTAGCCACCAAAACAGTAGCTTTAGGAGCGATTCCCGCATTTCTACACTTGATATCCAAGAATTTCTCAGCACCAAGGTCAGCGCCAAAACCAGCCTCAGTCACAACATACTCTCCATAAGAAAGAGCCATTTTAGTAGCCAACACAGAGTTGCATCCGTGAGCAATGTTAGCGAAAGGTCCACCATGAATAAACGCAGGCGTATTTTCAGTCGTTTGAACCAAGTTAGGGTTCAAAGCATCTTTCAACAATACTACGATAGCTCCAGCGATGCCAAGATCCTTCAAAGTGAATGGATTGTTATCGAAATCGTAACCTAATGTAATATTTTCCAATCTTGTTCTCAAGTCCTCAAGATCGTTAGCAAGACAAAGAATCGCCATAATCTCAGAAGCAGGAGTGATATCAAATCCTGTCTCAGAAGTAACTCCATTTGCATTACCGCCAACACCAGAAATCATAGATCTTAGATTTCTGTCATTCACGTCCTGAACTCTTTTCCAAACTACTTCTTTTAACGCCTTACCAGTTTTTCTATTCTGAAACTGATAGTTGTCAATCATCGCAGAAATAGTGTTGTTCGCAGAAGTAATCGCATGGAAATCACCTGTGAAGTGCAAGTTGATATTTTCCATAGGCAACACTTGCGAATATCCTCCACCAGCTGCTCCACCCTTCATTCCAAAACAAGGACCCAAAGAAGGCTCTCTCAAGGCAACAATAGCTTTTTTGCCAACTTGGTTCAATCCCAACGACAAACCAACAGAAGTCATCGTCTTACCGTTACCAGACTTAGTAGGTGTGATAGCAGTCACCAAGATAAGATTGCTGTTCTTCACCTTTTCTTCGTCAATCAATGACAAAGGGGTCTTCGCAATATGATGTCCGTAAGGGATCACATCATTAGCATTGATGCCAATGTTGTCAGCAATAGTCTGGATAGGCTCAAGATGCGCCTCTCTAGCAATTTCAATATCGGTTTTCATAGTAGAAAAAGTAAATTTAATAGTACTTTATTTGTCGTTTGAATATTGGTAATTCAGAACGCTTTTAAGTGCTAAATTAGCTAAAAAAAGTAAACTAATGCGATTTTAGGGAAAGAATAATTGATATTTATATTTAAAAATCTGATGGTATATTATCATCAGAAGGCTCATCACTTATCGGAATTGAATTTTGTTGAGACTGTGCATCATCTTTCCTTTTTTTGGACTTTTTACGCTTCTTCTCTTTCTTCTTTTTGTCCTTCTTTTTCTTTTTCTTCTTTTTAGAAGATATCCCTTCTATATCAGTAGCAGAAGTTTCAAATGTCACATCCAAAGGCTCTGCTTCCTCTTCCTTCTCAGGTTCAGGATCAGGTAAATATTCCGCAAAATGAAGCATATATATATACTGGTCCCAATTATAATGATATTTGGTTGTCGTACTATCCAACACTTCTCCTTTGCTATTTTCAGCCAGCTCTTTCTCATAAAGCAATTCATCTGAAAACATGGAATCTATAGCAGCCATAACTTCAGCAGAAGGTATCGAATCTGTAGCGTCCTTCTTTGTCGTGTCAGGATACATAGGAATAGTATTGAACTTATCGAAAAGCTTATTTTTAACCTTCGTCGTTATTGTATTCTTTGCAATACCTGTTTTCTTGTCTTTTTTCACCTCAACAACTTTAGGTTCTCCTTCAGGAGTCATCGTCGAGAAAAAGTTCAGTCTCTCCCCTTCATCCAATATAAATGCAGACTGATAGGCAGGACAAGTAACTGTCTTCTGGCAACTTATCAGAGCAAATAATATTGGCACAATATAAATTCTAGAAATACATCTCATGTTTTCAAGCGGGGGGACTAAAAGTAATTATTAATATAAATTACAAAATAACGAATATTACGCTTTATGACAACTAAATAAAACCTTTATTTAAATTAATCTTTTTACCACCAAGTATATTACACCTAATAAAAATATAATAATCGCCACCCTATTGATCAAATGCATCGCTTTGACTGTGGACGATGCATTTTTTTGGCTTGAGCCTTTTATTAAGTATTTGAAAACTTCCTTTATATTCAAAAAGTCCTTCCAATTGTTTTTGCTCTTATCTTGCATATCATCAATCCTCCACTGTTTCCGGCTCTATCCAACGACCATTCTCTTTTATAATATTTATCAACTCTTCTACAGCATGATCCGAAGGAACGCCTCTTTTCACCACTTCTTGGCCTTTGTACAGAGTAATTTTCCCCTTGCCTGATCCAACATAACCAAAGTCAGCATCAGCCATTTCTCCTGGGCCATTGACAATACATCCCATGATACCTATTTTCACTCCTTTCAAATGATCGGTTCGTTTTCTAATCTTGGCAGTTGTTTCTTGAAGGTCAAACAATGTTCTACCACAAGACGGACATGAGATATATTCCGTTTTCGTAATTCTTGTCCTTGCAGCTTGCAAAACACCAAACGCAGTGCTATTAACTATTGAAAGTTGATCAATTTGCTCCTTTCTGCTTTTTTCAATGTCATCAGTTTGAATCAAAACACCATCTCCCAATCCATCAATCAACAAAGTGCCGAAATCCGTAGAAGCATCCAACTGGAAACCTTCTTCGTCTTCCACTTTATAGCTTCTCAACAGAACAACAGGCACATCAATTTCTTTATTCAATAATTCGGCAAAAAACCTGCGTTGCTCAACAGCTCCATGTAAATTTTCCGTAAGCAAAACCAAAACCACATTATTCCCGGCATAGATTTGACTTTCGTTATTTATTCCATCAATAGACTTAGCGTCAACAATCACAAAATTCAATTGTTTATGCACCTTTGACGCAACGACGAATTCTTCCGACTTCCACATAGGAAATGAATTCAAATCCTCTTCACCTTGAAGCCAAATGTCAGCATTCAGTATTCTCTTCAACCCATTTGGCAACATAAAAGGCACTTGTCGACCTCCCGTATAAATATAATCAACTCCAAGGTCACTCATTTTCCATTTATCCAATTCAGGAAGGTAATGATGACCAACTGGTTTCAAATCTTTAGGCTCTAGTATTTCCGATGAGCTGTAATCCGCAATGACTCTTGGCACATTTTCTTCGCCAAAATTAACCACCTCTTTAGTTTTGCGCCTCTGATAATTGAATGGATCTATCGGATATTCTGACGAAGTAATTTCACGAACTAATTTATGATCTTCCCTATTATCATACCTAGAAACCAAGCGTTGTGCAACCGGCGACTCAAACTCAGGATCTTCTGTCAAAGAAACCCTTACTGTATCACCAAGTCCATCTTCAAGCAAAGTGCCTATACCAACAGCAGATTTTATTCTTCCATCTTCTCCTTCTCCTGCTTCTGTCACCCCCAAATGCAAAGGATAAGGCCTCAAACCTTCTTCATCCATTTTATTCACCAACAAGCGATAAGCTTGCACCATCACTTGGGGATTACTTGACTTCATTGAAATAACTACTTGATGATAATCCAACTCATCGCAAATCCTCAAGAATTCCAAAGCAGACTCAACCATACCTTTTGGCGTGTCTCCATAGCGACTCATAATTCTATCCGACAAAGAACCATGATTTGTCCCTATTCTCATAGCTGTGCCATGTTCTTTGCAAATCTCCACCAAAGGCGTAAAGCGTTCTTTTATTCTTAACAGCTCTTGGCTATATTCTTCGTCAGTATATTCCAGCGATTGAAATTTCTTTTTATCAACATAATTCCCTGGATTAATTCTGACTTTTTCGACAATTTTCGCAGCGACTTCTGCGGCATTAGGCGTGAAATGGATATCCGCCACCAAAGGAGTCTCATAACCTTTTGCTCGCAACTCAGCTTTTATATTCGCTAAATTCTCCGCCTCTTTGACACTTGGCGCTGTTATTCGAATATATTCACAACCGGACTCAATCATCCTAACACACTCCTCGACTGTCGCTTTTGTATCCATAGTATCCGCAGTAGTCATTGATTGAACACGAATGGGTTGATCTCCACCTAGCGGAATCCCACCAATGTTCACTTCCACAGACTTTCTACGACTATAATTCGACAAATCGTTGCAATATATTCCTTTTAACACGCTAGTATTCAAATTTTTCATCTCAAGTATTTCAGCTTAGCCGAAGTATATATTTCAATAAAATTAAATATTTAAAAAGACCATTAATCAAGATCTCCGAGCTGAGGCCTAATCAACAATTCCTCAACAACAGC
The Aureibacter tunicatorum DNA segment above includes these coding regions:
- a CDS encoding formate--tetrahydrofolate ligase, which gives rise to MKTDIEIAREAHLEPIQTIADNIGINANDVIPYGHHIAKTPLSLIDEEKVKNSNLILVTAITPTKSGNGKTMTSVGLSLGLNQVGKKAIVALREPSLGPCFGMKGGAAGGGYSQVLPMENINLHFTGDFHAITSANNTISAMIDNYQFQNRKTGKALKEVVWKRVQDVNDRNLRSMISGVGGNANGVTSETGFDITPASEIMAILCLANDLEDLRTRLENITLGYDFDNNPFTLKDLGIAGAIVVLLKDALNPNLVQTTENTPAFIHGGPFANIAHGCNSVLATKMALSYGEYVVTEAGFGADLGAEKFLDIKCRNAGIAPKATVLVATTQALKYHGGVPQDAIKEANEKGLRNGFANLDRHIKNLQSFGQSVVVAINKFHTDSDEEIQMIKDHCAAQGAACEILEAFVHGGKGAVDLANAVVNAVENNPSSEINYAYDLEDSIEDKLSKIAKNIYGADGIELTGKAKTALKRIKRLGLENYPVCIAKTQYSFSDDANALGKMEDFKITFDDLIINTGAGFIVAKSGAIMRMPGLPKVPQALHIDFVDGKIEGLS
- a CDS encoding DUF6728 family protein, whose product is MQDKSKNNWKDFLNIKEVFKYLIKGSSQKNASSTVKAMHLINRVAIIIFLLGVIYLVVKRLI
- the ispG gene encoding (E)-4-hydroxy-3-methylbut-2-enyl-diphosphate synthase yields the protein MKNLNTSVLKGIYCNDLSNYSRRKSVEVNIGGIPLGGDQPIRVQSMTTADTMDTKATVEECVRMIESGCEYIRITAPSVKEAENLANIKAELRAKGYETPLVADIHFTPNAAEVAAKIVEKVRINPGNYVDKKKFQSLEYTDEEYSQELLRIKERFTPLVEICKEHGTAMRIGTNHGSLSDRIMSRYGDTPKGMVESALEFLRICDELDYHQVVISMKSSNPQVMVQAYRLLVNKMDEEGLRPYPLHLGVTEAGEGEDGRIKSAVGIGTLLEDGLGDTVRVSLTEDPEFESPVAQRLVSRYDNREDHKLVREITSSEYPIDPFNYQRRKTKEVVNFGEENVPRVIADYSSSEILEPKDLKPVGHHYLPELDKWKMSDLGVDYIYTGGRQVPFMLPNGLKRILNADIWLQGEEDLNSFPMWKSEEFVVASKVHKQLNFVIVDAKSIDGINNESQIYAGNNVVLVLLTENLHGAVEQRRFFAELLNKEIDVPVVLLRSYKVEDEEGFQLDASTDFGTLLIDGLGDGVLIQTDDIEKSRKEQIDQLSIVNSTAFGVLQAARTRITKTEYISCPSCGRTLFDLQETTAKIRKRTDHLKGVKIGIMGCIVNGPGEMADADFGYVGSGKGKITLYKGQEVVKRGVPSDHAVEELINIIKENGRWIEPETVED